The sequence CCTGCCACGGCGCGTAAGCCTACACCGTACCGGTCATCAGGTAGGAGTGCATGGCATTGGCCGCCATCCGTCCGGCGCCCATGGCCAGGATCACCGTGGCGCCGCCGGTGACGATGTCGCCGCCGGCGAAGACGTCGGGCCAGGTCACCGACTGCATGGTCTTCTCGTCGACGATGATCGTGCCCTTGCGCGCGTCGCGCTTCAGCTCGGGCACGTCGGCGGTCAAGAGGGGATTGGGCCCCTGGCCGGTCGCGATCACCACGGTGTCGACCTCGAAGATCTTCGTCTTGCCCTCGATGGGCACGGGGCGCCGGCGCCCGCTGGCGTCGGGCTCGCCCAGTTCCATCTCCTGGCACTCGATACCGCACACCGCGCCGGTGCCGTCGTCGATGATCCGGATCGGGGCGTGCAGCAGGTTGAACTCGATGCCCTCCTCCTCGGCGTGGTGGATCTCCTCGGCGCGGGCGGGCATCTCCAGGCGGCTGCGCCGGTAGATCAGGTAGACCTTCTTCGGCCGCAGGCGCTGCGAGGTGCGGGCCGAGTCCATGGCCGTGTTGCCGGCGCCGATGACCGCGATGCGCTTGATGTCCTTGACCGGCGTGTCGGTGTCGGGGAAGCGCCAGGCGCCCATCAGGTTCACGCGCGTGAGGAACTCGTTGGCCGAGTACACGCCGTTGAGGTTCTCGCCCGGGATGTTCAGGAACCAGGGCAGGCCGGCGCCGGTGGCGATGAACGTGGCGTCGAAGCGGTCGCGGATGGACTTGAGCGACTCGGCCTTGCCGACCGGGTAGTTCATCACGAACTTCACGCCCATCTGGCGGAGCCCGTCGATCTCCCGGACCAGGATCGCCTTGGGCATGCGGAACTCCGGGATGCCGTAGAACAGCACGCCGCCCGGCTTGTGCAGGGCCTCGAAGACCGTCACGTCGTGGCCGCGCTGGCAGAGGTCGCTGGCGGCGGTCAGGCCGGCCGGTCCGGAGCCGATGACCGCGACCTTCTTGCCGGTGGGCGGGTCGCACTTGGGCGTCACGTT is a genomic window of bacterium containing:
- the gltA gene encoding NADPH-dependent glutamate synthase, which codes for MAETSKPSYKFNKSKTKVPMREQKPEDRIFNFEEVPLGYTEQEATCEGQRCIQCKDKPCVSGCPVGVDIPAFMRLVGEGQFEAALRKIKETNFLPAICGRVCPQEDQCELVCNLNKPQQERQPGGVGRVERFLGDYAMEHGLNVTPKCDPPTGKKVAVIGSGPAGLTAASDLCQRGHDVTVFEALHKPGGVLFYGIPEFRMPKAILVREIDGLRQMGVKFVMNYPVGKAESLKSIRDRFDATFIATGAGLPWFLNIPGENLNGVYSANEFLTRVNLMGAWRFPDTDTPVKDIKRIAVIGAGNTAMDSARTSQRLRPKKVYLIYRRSRLEMPARAEEIHHAEEEGIEFNLLHAPIRIIDDGTGAVCGIECQEMELGEPDASGRRRPVPIEGKTKIFEVDTVVIATGQGPNPLLTADVPELKRDARKGTIIVDEKTMQSVTWPDVFAGGDIVTGGATVILAMGAGRMAANAMHSYLMTGTV